The genomic interval GCATGGCGCGCAACTACACAGGCAGTGACCAGGCGATCGTGCTGGACTGGGCTTACCACGGCACCACGCAAGAACTCATCGACCTTAGCCCTTACAAGTACAAGCGCAAGGCCGGCAAGGGCAGGGCGGCACATGTTCACGAGGCGATGGTCCCGGACAGCTACTACGCGCCCGGGCACTGGCCAGTGGAAGAGCATGGCAAGCGTTTTGCCGAGTCGGTCGCAGAGCAGCTGGATGCCATACGCAAGGCAGGCAAGGGCCCAGGCTTCTTCCTTGCCGAGTCGATCCCCAGCGTGGCGGGGCAGGTGTTCCTGCCTGACAACTACCTCAAGGAGGTCTACGCCATGGTTCGCGCCGAGGGTGGGCTTTGCCTGGCCGATGAGGTACAGGTCGGGTTCGGCCGCGTCGGTAGCCACTGGTGGGCATTCGAGACCCAGGGCGTGGTGCCGGATGCCGTCACCATGGGCAAACCGATTGGTAACGGCCACCCGATGTCGGCGGTTGTCACCACGCGTGAGGTTGCCGATGCCTTCAATAATGGGATGGAGTATTTCAATACCTTCGCCGGCAACCCTGTGTCGTGCGCGGTAGGCCTGGCGGTGCTCAATGCAATCGAGCGCGACCAGTTGAAAGAAAATGCCTTGAGTGTTGGTAACTACCTGCTCGATGGGTTCCGCAAGCTTCAGCAGCAATTCGATGTGATTGGTGATGTGCGCGGGCTTGGGCTTTTCCTCGGCATCGTCCTGGTCACCGACCGCAAGTCGAAGGCGCCGGCCACGTCCCTGGCCCGGAAAGTGGCTGATGGCGCCAGGGAACGCGGCGTATTGATCGGCACTGAAGGCCCGCATGACAACGTGCTGAAAATGCGGCCATCGATGATTTTCAGCCGGGCCAATGCCGACTTCCTCCTCGACGTGCTGAAAGACAGCTTTACCGCAGCACTGAAGTAGCTTTTGTAGACTACGCGGTCTTTGCAGGCGCGACACAAGGCCGCGCCTGCATCACGCCTTCTGCCGGTCTATGTCACGCCGCAGCACTACCGCGGTGGTGATGTCGTCTACAGAGTCGTGGCACGCCACGGCGTCCCGTACACGGTTCAAGTCATCAATCGTCCGTGCTTCGACCTCGACTATCAGGTCGAGCTGCCCGCTGACCGATGAAACCCGTTTCACTTGGGCGTTCTGTGCCAGAAGGTCCAACAGCCCAAGTGCCGGTGTACGTTTCAGCGCTACCAGGATGATTGCCCGTATGACATTGGCATCGATTTCACCGATGTCGGCGCGATATCCGCGAATGACCCCACTACGCTCCAGTTGCAAAACCCGCTCGCTGGTGGCACTTCTTGACAGGCCAACTCTTGCAGCCAGCGCTTTGAGTGCCACACGTGCTTCCTTGGAGAGTATTTCGAGGATTTCCCGATCTTTGACGTCTAATTCGCGCAATGCTGACACTCCCGCCTGATCACCGGTAAATGACCGGCTGCCCCGGTAAAGTGCAGGGGGCAAACCAGCCGAGTACTCGCTTGTTTTTAGTGCATCGCCAGACACTACTCCAGTTATTCCAAAGCCCGAAGTAGCGCCGACACTATGTCGGCCGATTCCGGCAATGTGCCACCCGAACACGCACATTGCAGGGTGATTTCAAGGTTTTAGTGTGCAAAGCTCTCAGTGAAGGTTGGGACTTCAGCGCCCAGGACAATAAGAAATAGAAACTTCCAAGGAGTGCCTCGATGCTGGCAAGAAAAACCAGGATGCTACTGGCTTCCACCGCTGTTGCAGCGGCTGCATTATTTTCTCACGGCATGGCGCACGCCGATGATTTGCAGGCCGTTCAACATTCAAAAGTACTGCGCGTGGCAATGAGTGGCCAATACTCTCCGTTCAGTTTCGCCAATGAAAAGAATGAAATTGTCGGTTTCGACGCCTCCATTGGTGAAGCACTCGCCCAGCGTCTGGGTGTGAATATAAAAATTATCACCACACCGTTTGACGGCATTATCGCCGGGCTGCTGGCCAAGAAGTATGACGCTGTCATTGCCTCGATGACCATTACCCCCGAGCGGCTGAAAGCCGTCGACTTCGTGGGCCCTTATTACCATGCAGGCCGTACCATCGGCGTCAAGGAAGACTCTTCGATCAAGGGGCTTGATGACCTGAAGGATGTCACCGTTGGCGTTACGTTGGGTGACTCGCATGACAAATGGGCGCGTAATCGCGGCAATCTTAAAGTGCGCACCTATAAAGGCTTACCGGAAATGCTGGTGGACCTGGAAGCCGGTCGTATCGACGCGGTAGTGATGGACAGTATTCCGGTCATGGTTGCGGTAAAAGAGACCGGGCAGAAGGTGCGGATCATCAGCCTGCCGGACGAGCAGGGTGGCCGTGAAGGCCTGGGCATTGCCATTCGCAGAAACAACCCTGAACTCAAGGCCCAGTTGCAGAAGGCGCTGGACGAGATTCTGGCCGATGGCACCTATAAAGAAATCTCCATGAAATGGGTGGGTAGCGATATTCGCTGATGCACACCTGGAGTGGCCTGACCGACAGGTTGGGCCGGGTTGGCTGAATTCTGTGAGTGGTTTTTATGGACCTGTCATTGATCCATCGCACCTACCCGTTCTTTCTGGAATCCGCCTGGGTAACTGTGCAGATCTCGTTGCTGTCACTCTTACTGGGTTTACTCCTTGCAATCGTTCTGGTGGCGTGCCGGTTATCGCCATTTATTCTCTTGCGGTGGGCAGCCAAAATCTACGTCAGTGTCTTTCGCGGTACACCCTGCCTGGTGCAGTTATTCATTATCTATTTTGGTGGGCCACAAATAGGTATTGAGCTTGAGCCGTTTGCTGCTGCGGTGATCGGTTTAGGCATGAATATAGCGGCGTATATGTCGGAGTCCATTCGAGGGGCTATCGATAATGTCGACCCGGGCCAGGAGGAGGGCGCACGGTCGATTGGCTTCAGCCGCAGCCAGACGCTGTTGTTCATCATCATTCCCCAGGCAATGAAGCTGATGATCAGGCCGCTTGGCGTAAATGCTATCGGCCTGATCAAGGGTTCTGCCCTGGTGTCGGCCATTTCGGTGGTCGAACTGACTTACACCGCGCAGCGCTTCATCAGTTCAACCTACAAACCGTTCGAGATATTCATGGTGTCGGCGCTGCTTTATATCGTCATGGTCTACGCGGTCAAGTACCTGGTGGAAGTGCTGGACCGGCGCTACGCAACCCAGTGAGGAGTGCCAGTGGAAGGGTTCAACCTGAGTGTCATCACGCCTTACTATGAAATGCTGGCAACCGGTCTGTGGTGGACGGTTGTCATGTTTCTCTGTTCCAGCGTCATCAGCCTGATGGTGGGCGTGTTATTCGCCTTGATCGACCTGTATGCGCCGAAAGCCATGGCACTGCCTGTGCGTTTCGTGACCTGGCTGTTGATGGGCACGCCATTGTTGCTGCAACTGTATCTGATCTATTACGGGCTGGTTCAGGTGGGTATCGATATTCCGGCGCTGGCTGCGGGGATAATCGGGCTAAGCCTGCATTTTGCGGTGTACAACGCCGAGGTGATCAAGTCCGGGATCGAGGCGGTCGACCCAGGCCAGATAGAGGGCGCGCGCTCGATTGGCCTTAGCAAAGCCATGACCCAGCGCTACATCATTGTTCCGCAGGCGCTCAGAAAAACCATTGCGCCACTGGGGAACAACCTCATTGTGTTGCTGAAGGACACTTCACTGGTGTCGATCATCGGTATTGCCGAACTCGTCTACAGCGCCCAATTGGCTGTCAGCGAAACGTATAGCCCCTTTGAGTTCTATATAGCCGTCGCAGTGATCTACTACGTGGCCAATCTGGTACTCGAGGCGGGGTTGCATCTTATTGAAGCCAAGGTCGAGATGTCACGATGAACAACAACGCTATGGTAGAAGTGAAGGGCGCTCGCAAAGCCTACGGCACACTTGAGGTGCTCAAGGGCATCGACCTGTCGGTCTCGCGTGGGCAGATCTTCGCTATCATCGGCCCGAGTGGCTCTGGCAAAAGTACCCTGCTGCGATCGATCAACCATCTCGAAGTGCTCAATGGCGGTGAAATCTGGCTGGATGGTGCTCAGGTCAACCGGCCCTTGAAAGGCCGCGCCTTCGAGCAGCACATCAACCGGGTGCGCCAGCAGATGGGCATGGTGTTTCAACACTTCAATCTGTTCCCGCACCTCACCGTCTGTGAAAACGTCGCGATAGGGCCTGTGAAGCTCAAAGGCTACTCGAAAAGTGCGGCCAGAGCGCTGGCCCTGGAGTACCTGCAAAAGGTCGGGCTGGAAAACAAGATTGACGAATATCCGTCGCGCTTGTCCGGTGGGCAGAAGCAGCGCGTGGCCATTGCCCGGGCGTTGGCCATGCAACCCAAGGTGATGTTGTTCGATGAAGCGACCTCAGCCCTGGACCCGGAGCTTGTGGAAGAGGTGAACCTGGTCATGAAGCAACTGGCGGCCGAGCACATGACCATGTTGATCGTCACGCATGAGATGCGCTTTGCCGGCGAGGTTGCTGACCAGATCGTATTCATGGATGGCGGGGTTGTTGTGGAACAAGGGGCTCCGGGGGACATCCTGAGGAACCCGGTGCAGGATCGTACCCGGGCTTTTTTGAAGAAGCATTTGCAAGCCGACCCTTTGTAAGAGGGCCGGGCTTCTTCAAAAACCAGGCAGGCGGGTCAGGCCAGCTTTTCCAGCTCTGGCACCGCTTCGAACAGGTCAGCGACCAGGCCGTAGTCGGCCACCTGGAAGATCGGCGCTTCTTCGTCCTTGTTGATCGCAACGATCACTTTGGAGTCTTTCATGCCGGCCAGGTGCTGGATCGCGCCGGAGATACCGACGGCGATATACAGCTGTGGCGCAACGATCTTGCCGGTCTGGCCGACCTGCATGTCGTTCGGCACGAAGCCTGCGTCGACCGCAGCACGCGAAGCGCCGACGGCCGCGCCAAGCTTGTCGGCCAGGCTGTACAGGTGCTTGAAGTTGTCACCGTTACCCATGCCGCGGCCGCCGGAAACGACGATCTTGGCAGCGGTCAGTTCCGGGCGGTCGGACTTGGCCAGCTCTTCACCGACAAAGGCCGAGATACCGGCGTTGTGCGCGGCACCCACCGCTTCAACAGCGGCCGAGCCACCTTCGGCGGCGACTGGGTCGAAGCCGGTGGTACGCACGGTGATGACCTTGACCGAAGCGCTCGATTGCACGGTGGCAATGGCGTTACCGGCATAGATCGGGCGCTTGAAGGTGTCGGCGGACTCGACCGAGATGATCTCGGAGATCTGGTCCACATCCAGCAGTGCGGCAACGCGTGGCAGGATGTTCTTGCCGTTGGTGGTGGCCGGGGCCAGCACGTGGCTGTAACCGTTGGCCAACTCGACAATCAGCGGCGCCACGTTCTCCGGCAGGACGTGTGCGTAAGCTGCGTTGTCGGCAACCAGCACTTTCGCCACACCCGCGATCTTGGCAGCAGACTCGGCAATGCCACCGACGTTCTGGCCAGCGACCAGCACGTGCACATCACCACCGATCTTGGCAGCTGCGGCAACAGTGTTCAGGGTAGACGGTGCTACTGCACCGTTCTCAGGACCTTGTAGAAGGTCAGCGACAACCAGGACAGTCATTCAGATCACCTTCGCTTCGTTCTTCAGCTTCTCGACCAGCTCGGCCACCGACTTGACTTTGATACCCGCGCTGCGGGCAGCCGGCGCTTCGACTTTCAGGGTCTTGTTGGTGGAGGCGAGCGAAACGCCCAGATCGTCAGGCTTGACGGTCTCCAGCGGTTTCTTCTTGGCCTTCATGATGTTCGGCAGCGACGCATAGCGTGGCTCGTTCAGGCGCAGGTCGGTGGTGACGATGGCTGGCAGGTTCAGCGATACGGTCTGCAGGCCGCCATCGATTTCACGGGTGACATTCAGGTTGTCGCCGGCGACTTCCACCTTGGAGGCGAAGGTGCCCTGGGCGTAGCCGGTCAGCGCAGCCAGCATCTGGCCGGTCTGGTTGTTGTCGCTGTCGATGGCCTGCTTGCCAAGGATGACCAGCTGAGGCTGCTCCTTGTCGACAACGGCTTTCAGCGCCTTGGCCACCGCCAGGGAGTTCAGCTCGTCAGCGGCTTCTACCAGGATGGCACGGTCGGCACCCAGGGCCAGGGCGGTACGCAGTTGCTCCTGGGCAAAGGTCGGGCCGACGGAAACGACAACGATCTCGGTCGCAACGCCTTTTTCCTTCAGGCGTACGGCCTCTTCCACGGCGATTTCGCAGAAGGGGTTCATGGACATCTTGACGTTAGTAAGGTCGACGCCGGAGTTGTCCGCCTTGACGCGAACCTTGACGTTGTAGTCGACCACTCGTTTGACGCTTACCAGTATCCTCATAAGCTCTCCAGTCATTGATATTGCGAACGCGGGGCAGCGGGTGTCTGACAATGACGGTAACGTAGGGAATGTGCGGGTGGATCGTCCGTTTCAACTAGTTGATCGGCGATTGTGCGCCAGTGCTCAGGTTTCAGGCATACGCAGAAAGGCGCGAAGGGGCGGCCAGGTGTTGATAGGTCCGCCAGAGCAGCACGATCGGTATGACGATGGTAAGGCTGACCAGCAGCAGGGCGTAGCGCAGCGACTCGTCCACCAGCACTGGCATCAGTACATCGCTCAGTAGCCCGGTTGCCAACGGGCCGATACCGACTCCGCACAAGGTCGAGATAATGGTCTGCAGGGCGACGGCAGTCGCCCTGCGGTGGGCGGGCACCAACTGGGTCAACAACGAGAAGCAGGGGCCGACCCACCATACCGAGAAAAAGCTGCCCAGCGCACACCAGAGCATCGCGCTGGG from Pseudomonas fortuita carries:
- a CDS encoding Lrp/AsnC family transcriptional regulator produces the protein MRELDVKDREILEILSKEARVALKALAARVGLSRSATSERVLQLERSGVIRGYRADIGEIDANVIRAIILVALKRTPALGLLDLLAQNAQVKRVSSVSGQLDLIVEVEARTIDDLNRVRDAVACHDSVDDITTAVVLRRDIDRQKA
- a CDS encoding ABC transporter substrate-binding protein, whose protein sequence is MLARKTRMLLASTAVAAAALFSHGMAHADDLQAVQHSKVLRVAMSGQYSPFSFANEKNEIVGFDASIGEALAQRLGVNIKIITTPFDGIIAGLLAKKYDAVIASMTITPERLKAVDFVGPYYHAGRTIGVKEDSSIKGLDDLKDVTVGVTLGDSHDKWARNRGNLKVRTYKGLPEMLVDLEAGRIDAVVMDSIPVMVAVKETGQKVRIISLPDEQGGREGLGIAIRRNNPELKAQLQKALDEILADGTYKEISMKWVGSDIR
- a CDS encoding amino acid ABC transporter permease; its protein translation is MDLSLIHRTYPFFLESAWVTVQISLLSLLLGLLLAIVLVACRLSPFILLRWAAKIYVSVFRGTPCLVQLFIIYFGGPQIGIELEPFAAAVIGLGMNIAAYMSESIRGAIDNVDPGQEEGARSIGFSRSQTLLFIIIPQAMKLMIRPLGVNAIGLIKGSALVSAISVVELTYTAQRFISSTYKPFEIFMVSALLYIVMVYAVKYLVEVLDRRYATQ
- a CDS encoding amino acid ABC transporter permease — its product is MLATGLWWTVVMFLCSSVISLMVGVLFALIDLYAPKAMALPVRFVTWLLMGTPLLLQLYLIYYGLVQVGIDIPALAAGIIGLSLHFAVYNAEVIKSGIEAVDPGQIEGARSIGLSKAMTQRYIIVPQALRKTIAPLGNNLIVLLKDTSLVSIIGIAELVYSAQLAVSETYSPFEFYIAVAVIYYVANLVLEAGLHLIEAKVEMSR
- a CDS encoding amino acid ABC transporter ATP-binding protein, coding for MVEVKGARKAYGTLEVLKGIDLSVSRGQIFAIIGPSGSGKSTLLRSINHLEVLNGGEIWLDGAQVNRPLKGRAFEQHINRVRQQMGMVFQHFNLFPHLTVCENVAIGPVKLKGYSKSAARALALEYLQKVGLENKIDEYPSRLSGGQKQRVAIARALAMQPKVMLFDEATSALDPELVEEVNLVMKQLAAEHMTMLIVTHEMRFAGEVADQIVFMDGGVVVEQGAPGDILRNPVQDRTRAFLKKHLQADPL
- a CDS encoding electron transfer flavoprotein subunit alpha/FixB family protein → MTVLVVADLLQGPENGAVAPSTLNTVAAAAKIGGDVHVLVAGQNVGGIAESAAKIAGVAKVLVADNAAYAHVLPENVAPLIVELANGYSHVLAPATTNGKNILPRVAALLDVDQISEIISVESADTFKRPIYAGNAIATVQSSASVKVITVRTTGFDPVAAEGGSAAVEAVGAAHNAGISAFVGEELAKSDRPELTAAKIVVSGGRGMGNGDNFKHLYSLADKLGAAVGASRAAVDAGFVPNDMQVGQTGKIVAPQLYIAVGISGAIQHLAGMKDSKVIVAINKDEEAPIFQVADYGLVADLFEAVPELEKLA
- a CDS encoding electron transfer flavoprotein subunit beta/FixA family protein, producing the protein MRILVSVKRVVDYNVKVRVKADNSGVDLTNVKMSMNPFCEIAVEEAVRLKEKGVATEIVVVSVGPTFAQEQLRTALALGADRAILVEAADELNSLAVAKALKAVVDKEQPQLVILGKQAIDSDNNQTGQMLAALTGYAQGTFASKVEVAGDNLNVTREIDGGLQTVSLNLPAIVTTDLRLNEPRYASLPNIMKAKKKPLETVKPDDLGVSLASTNKTLKVEAPAARSAGIKVKSVAELVEKLKNEAKVI